The Toxorhynchites rutilus septentrionalis strain SRP chromosome 3, ASM2978413v1, whole genome shotgun sequence genome includes a region encoding these proteins:
- the LOC129772791 gene encoding uncharacterized protein LOC129772791 isoform X2, translating into MPYYCAVKGCGNKVFITKNNPDIVYHTFLRDGDRLHKWNIFYGQSNWKPQKNQGLIVLAALLLTAFPQPLQKIKVWFHKESPFSTVVIRDKFNSLLFSGGDSANATLEVVPCTRMTVQKVWTRVIARVNSESPLRKLDVNGDGVPDVIVGYGIDEMVDDARGFIPRCTSLKTGLTDMCGGGLMVLNGINGDTLWQRWTSFTIFSLKCAIDINSDGQNDCVAAGRGGLILAVDGKNGNILWELKDYSDLESYAETSIDLYTINVVRDLNNDGIADIMAVHVEETQRAHGGHIKLISGATGIILRSIPTPFREEMFVPIQVLINKDGTEQFLMVTGGQNSPGGIYTLKQESLMKYSNEKDFAPVMRIDSSGIMVPAVLTDLNGDSVEDIVVSSFNSTVYAFDGVNRTQLWAYSIADSESVSSIVPGHFDHDNVTDFMVKYNTGPGFPIYYYSQTTILNGTNGQPFLDSSIKDSGGANSLLGGLTISQTGGGDFFLHWQLQCRNKMETTEEYQFIPESDIIQQSRADTCMLRYNQSSVLKLYAINRHVEPPGAVIFSTDDLVIKLNETASQQLRESYVAPIKHPKMKLKVKDDGRAANENQSQQVRMDKKLDQNVALVGAEKVDATSDDIGVIVAEPKNTAHELRKQKLREHMLNTNRIPESIENEEETKRKNKLSMNNVYKKYTYNANDGSDLIGDDGDKPYLYLPYDQMDADARNPFLQNEIAVPPAPLDYDYNAVNDDDNQHGYPRPHYRNSGNRFSGGRDIRSKFGGFDEVDLHDSVIEEQVFNESNPNSLIVKKVLLNDEMLDELKENDSSSKGSKETLWDLEMEKEAKEAINDVNSINYDYNKEKRQTEGKANSTQPQVTTTAEPFPNENILPSIASTGVLLKSLNFSASSPTIDYVFVMNIRESETYPPLFLDKDLSCVQEKLSAYQTFSRDDLLQLEKKFLKQCLKARMPNLKPSYQKFETQIIITRLEIGCTCGEDLNPGREMCSRLHSYDQQRWTEYMGNEGKGSY; encoded by the exons GACTGATCGTGCTAGCAGCTCTACTGCTTACCGCGTTTCCACAGCCGCTGCAGAAGATCAAAGTCTGGTTCCACAAGGAGTCCCCCTTCAGCACCGTTGTCATACGGGACAAATTCAATAGTCTGCTCTTTAGTGGAGGTGATTCCGCGAATGCTACACTAGAAGTGGTCCCATGCACCCGGATGACGGTGCAGAAAGTTTGGACGCGTGTCATTGCACGGGTTAACAGCGAGAGTCCCCTGCGGAAGCTAGACGTAAACGGTGATGGCGTGCCGGACGTGATCGTTGGCTACGGGATCGACGAGATGGTCGACGATGCACGTGGATTCATTCCGAGATGCACCTCACTGAAGACGGGTTTGACGGATATGTGCGGCGGGGGACTAATGGTGCTGAATGGGATCAACGGTGATACGCTCTGGCAGAGGTGGACTTCGTTTACGATTTTTTCGCTCAAGTGTGCGATCGACATCAATTCCGATGGGCAGAATGATTGCGTCGCTGCTGGGAGAGGCGGGTTGATTCTGGCGGTTGACGGAAAAAATGGCAATATTCTGTGGGAGTTGAAGGATTACTCCGATCTGGAAAGCTACGCGGAGACAAGTATTGATCTGTACACAATAAATGTGGTACGTGACTTGAACAACGATGGCATTGCGGATATTATGGCGGTTCACGTAGAAGAAACACAGCGAGCTCACGGAGGTCACATAAAACTTATTTCCGGAGCCACTGGGATCATATTGAGGAGTATCCCTACCCCATTTCGAGAAGAGATGTTCGTGCCAATCCAGGTACTGATCAACAAGGATGGCACAGAACAATTTCTAATGGTAACGGGGGGACAAAATTCTCCAGGTGGAATCTACACATTGAAGCAGGAAAGTTTGATGAAATACTCAAACGAAAAGGACTTTGCTCCTGTTATGAGGATAGATTCGTCCGGAATCATGGTACCCGCAGTACTTACGGATCTCAATGGCGATTCCGTAGAAGACATAGTTGTGAGTTCATTCAACTCGACCGTTTACGCATTCGATGGTGTTAACAGGACACAGCTCTGGGCTTATTCCATTGCAG ACTCGGAAAGTGTCAGCTCGATTGTGCCTGGCCATTTTGATCATGACAACGTGACAGACTTTATGGTAAAGTACAACACCGGCCCGGGATTCCCTATATATTACTACTCGCAAACTACAATTCTTAATGGAACCAATGGTCAACCATTCTTGGATTCAAGCATAAAAGACTCTGGCGGTGCTAACAGTCTACTCGGAGGTTTAACAATTTCCCAAACTGGCGGCGGAGATTTCTTTTTGCATTGGCAGCTACAGTGCAGGAACAAGATGGAGACGACTGAAGAATATCAATTTATTCCAG AAAGCGACATCATACAACAATCCCGTGCCGATACATGCATGCTTCGGTACAATCAATCGTCGGTTCTGAAACTCTACGCTATCAACCGGCATGTGGAACCCCCGGGAGCGGTGATCTTTTCCACAGATGATTTGGTCATCAAACTGAATGAAACAGCTAGCCAGCAGCTGCGGGAGAGTTACGTAGCGCCTATAAAACATCCAAAAATGAAACTCAAGGTAAAGGATGATGGCCGTGCGGCCAACGAAAATCAGTCCCAACAGGTACGAATGGATAAAAAGTTAGATCAGAATGTGGCTTTGGTCGGGGCTGAAAAAGTGGACGCTACTTCCGACGATATTGGAGTTATAGTTGCtgaaccaaaaaataccgctcATGAGCTGAGAAAGCAAAAGCTACGAGAGCACATGTTGAATACGAACCGAATTCCGGAAAGTATCGAAAATGAAGAAGAAACAAAACGGAAAAACAAACTTAGTATgaacaatgtttacaaaaagtATACATACAATGCGAACGACGGTAGTGATCTGATAGGTGACGACGGGGATAAGCCCTACCTATATCTTCCCTACGATCAAATGGATGCGGATGCG AGAAATCCGTTCCTTCAGAACGAAATCGCTGTTCCTCCTGCCCCGTTGGATTATGACTATAACGCAGTTAACGACGACGACAATCAACATGGCTATCCACGGCCACATTACAGGAATAGTGGAAATAGATTTTCTGGAGGACGAGATATAAGAAGCAAGTTTGGAGGATTTG ATGAAGTTGATCTACACGACTCTGTCATTGAGGAGCAAGTGTTCAACGAGTCCAACCCAAATTCGCTGATTGTCAAAAAAGTTCTTTTGAACGATGAAATGCTCGATGAACTAAAAGAGAACGACAGTAGTTCCAAGGGTTCCAAGGAAACTTTATGGGACTTGGAAATGGAGAAGGAAGCCAAGGAAGCAATTAATG ACGTCAACTCTATAAATTACGACTACAACAAGGAGAAGCGTCAGACGGAGGGCAAGGCGAACAGCACACAGCCACAAGTAACCACCACTGCTGAGCCCTTTCCGAACGAAAACATTCTGCCTTCGATCGCGTCGACCGGAGTCTTGCTGAAATCACTGAATTTTTCCGCCTCAAGTCCAACCATTGACTACGTATTCGTTATGAACATCCGGGAATCGGAAACCTACCCGCCACTGTTTTTGGATAAGGATCTCTCCTGTGTCCAGGAAAAACTCTCCGCCTACCAAACATTCAGTAGAGACGATCTTCTTCAGCTGGAGAAAAAGTTCCTCAAACAGTGTCTTAAAGCGAGGATGCCGAATCTAAAACCAAGCTACCAGAAGTTTGAGACCCAAATCATAATCACACGACTGGAGATCGGTTGCACGTGTGGCGAGGATCTGAACCCCGGACGGGAGATGTGCTCTAGACTACACAGTTATGATCAGCAGAGATGGACCGAATACATGGGAAACGAGGGAAAAGGCAGCTACTGA
- the LOC129772791 gene encoding uncharacterized protein LOC129772791 isoform X1, translating into MKPYQPSEKLVVRDSVSLSMDEDLSDDVEDEVFIRDGRTCRTYEDRGAKRPLMAPRHRGGKNSKSTSCGTSSPILKKYRRRRCWNCCEPFCYGLAAITVLIGLIVLAALLLTAFPQPLQKIKVWFHKESPFSTVVIRDKFNSLLFSGGDSANATLEVVPCTRMTVQKVWTRVIARVNSESPLRKLDVNGDGVPDVIVGYGIDEMVDDARGFIPRCTSLKTGLTDMCGGGLMVLNGINGDTLWQRWTSFTIFSLKCAIDINSDGQNDCVAAGRGGLILAVDGKNGNILWELKDYSDLESYAETSIDLYTINVVRDLNNDGIADIMAVHVEETQRAHGGHIKLISGATGIILRSIPTPFREEMFVPIQVLINKDGTEQFLMVTGGQNSPGGIYTLKQESLMKYSNEKDFAPVMRIDSSGIMVPAVLTDLNGDSVEDIVVSSFNSTVYAFDGVNRTQLWAYSIADSESVSSIVPGHFDHDNVTDFMVKYNTGPGFPIYYYSQTTILNGTNGQPFLDSSIKDSGGANSLLGGLTISQTGGGDFFLHWQLQCRNKMETTEEYQFIPESDIIQQSRADTCMLRYNQSSVLKLYAINRHVEPPGAVIFSTDDLVIKLNETASQQLRESYVAPIKHPKMKLKVKDDGRAANENQSQQVRMDKKLDQNVALVGAEKVDATSDDIGVIVAEPKNTAHELRKQKLREHMLNTNRIPESIENEEETKRKNKLSMNNVYKKYTYNANDGSDLIGDDGDKPYLYLPYDQMDADARNPFLQNEIAVPPAPLDYDYNAVNDDDNQHGYPRPHYRNSGNRFSGGRDIRSKFGGFDEVDLHDSVIEEQVFNESNPNSLIVKKVLLNDEMLDELKENDSSSKGSKETLWDLEMEKEAKEAINDVNSINYDYNKEKRQTEGKANSTQPQVTTTAEPFPNENILPSIASTGVLLKSLNFSASSPTIDYVFVMNIRESETYPPLFLDKDLSCVQEKLSAYQTFSRDDLLQLEKKFLKQCLKARMPNLKPSYQKFETQIIITRLEIGCTCGEDLNPGREMCSRLHSYDQQRWTEYMGNEGKGSY; encoded by the exons GACTGATCGTGCTAGCAGCTCTACTGCTTACCGCGTTTCCACAGCCGCTGCAGAAGATCAAAGTCTGGTTCCACAAGGAGTCCCCCTTCAGCACCGTTGTCATACGGGACAAATTCAATAGTCTGCTCTTTAGTGGAGGTGATTCCGCGAATGCTACACTAGAAGTGGTCCCATGCACCCGGATGACGGTGCAGAAAGTTTGGACGCGTGTCATTGCACGGGTTAACAGCGAGAGTCCCCTGCGGAAGCTAGACGTAAACGGTGATGGCGTGCCGGACGTGATCGTTGGCTACGGGATCGACGAGATGGTCGACGATGCACGTGGATTCATTCCGAGATGCACCTCACTGAAGACGGGTTTGACGGATATGTGCGGCGGGGGACTAATGGTGCTGAATGGGATCAACGGTGATACGCTCTGGCAGAGGTGGACTTCGTTTACGATTTTTTCGCTCAAGTGTGCGATCGACATCAATTCCGATGGGCAGAATGATTGCGTCGCTGCTGGGAGAGGCGGGTTGATTCTGGCGGTTGACGGAAAAAATGGCAATATTCTGTGGGAGTTGAAGGATTACTCCGATCTGGAAAGCTACGCGGAGACAAGTATTGATCTGTACACAATAAATGTGGTACGTGACTTGAACAACGATGGCATTGCGGATATTATGGCGGTTCACGTAGAAGAAACACAGCGAGCTCACGGAGGTCACATAAAACTTATTTCCGGAGCCACTGGGATCATATTGAGGAGTATCCCTACCCCATTTCGAGAAGAGATGTTCGTGCCAATCCAGGTACTGATCAACAAGGATGGCACAGAACAATTTCTAATGGTAACGGGGGGACAAAATTCTCCAGGTGGAATCTACACATTGAAGCAGGAAAGTTTGATGAAATACTCAAACGAAAAGGACTTTGCTCCTGTTATGAGGATAGATTCGTCCGGAATCATGGTACCCGCAGTACTTACGGATCTCAATGGCGATTCCGTAGAAGACATAGTTGTGAGTTCATTCAACTCGACCGTTTACGCATTCGATGGTGTTAACAGGACACAGCTCTGGGCTTATTCCATTGCAG ACTCGGAAAGTGTCAGCTCGATTGTGCCTGGCCATTTTGATCATGACAACGTGACAGACTTTATGGTAAAGTACAACACCGGCCCGGGATTCCCTATATATTACTACTCGCAAACTACAATTCTTAATGGAACCAATGGTCAACCATTCTTGGATTCAAGCATAAAAGACTCTGGCGGTGCTAACAGTCTACTCGGAGGTTTAACAATTTCCCAAACTGGCGGCGGAGATTTCTTTTTGCATTGGCAGCTACAGTGCAGGAACAAGATGGAGACGACTGAAGAATATCAATTTATTCCAG AAAGCGACATCATACAACAATCCCGTGCCGATACATGCATGCTTCGGTACAATCAATCGTCGGTTCTGAAACTCTACGCTATCAACCGGCATGTGGAACCCCCGGGAGCGGTGATCTTTTCCACAGATGATTTGGTCATCAAACTGAATGAAACAGCTAGCCAGCAGCTGCGGGAGAGTTACGTAGCGCCTATAAAACATCCAAAAATGAAACTCAAGGTAAAGGATGATGGCCGTGCGGCCAACGAAAATCAGTCCCAACAGGTACGAATGGATAAAAAGTTAGATCAGAATGTGGCTTTGGTCGGGGCTGAAAAAGTGGACGCTACTTCCGACGATATTGGAGTTATAGTTGCtgaaccaaaaaataccgctcATGAGCTGAGAAAGCAAAAGCTACGAGAGCACATGTTGAATACGAACCGAATTCCGGAAAGTATCGAAAATGAAGAAGAAACAAAACGGAAAAACAAACTTAGTATgaacaatgtttacaaaaagtATACATACAATGCGAACGACGGTAGTGATCTGATAGGTGACGACGGGGATAAGCCCTACCTATATCTTCCCTACGATCAAATGGATGCGGATGCG AGAAATCCGTTCCTTCAGAACGAAATCGCTGTTCCTCCTGCCCCGTTGGATTATGACTATAACGCAGTTAACGACGACGACAATCAACATGGCTATCCACGGCCACATTACAGGAATAGTGGAAATAGATTTTCTGGAGGACGAGATATAAGAAGCAAGTTTGGAGGATTTG ATGAAGTTGATCTACACGACTCTGTCATTGAGGAGCAAGTGTTCAACGAGTCCAACCCAAATTCGCTGATTGTCAAAAAAGTTCTTTTGAACGATGAAATGCTCGATGAACTAAAAGAGAACGACAGTAGTTCCAAGGGTTCCAAGGAAACTTTATGGGACTTGGAAATGGAGAAGGAAGCCAAGGAAGCAATTAATG ACGTCAACTCTATAAATTACGACTACAACAAGGAGAAGCGTCAGACGGAGGGCAAGGCGAACAGCACACAGCCACAAGTAACCACCACTGCTGAGCCCTTTCCGAACGAAAACATTCTGCCTTCGATCGCGTCGACCGGAGTCTTGCTGAAATCACTGAATTTTTCCGCCTCAAGTCCAACCATTGACTACGTATTCGTTATGAACATCCGGGAATCGGAAACCTACCCGCCACTGTTTTTGGATAAGGATCTCTCCTGTGTCCAGGAAAAACTCTCCGCCTACCAAACATTCAGTAGAGACGATCTTCTTCAGCTGGAGAAAAAGTTCCTCAAACAGTGTCTTAAAGCGAGGATGCCGAATCTAAAACCAAGCTACCAGAAGTTTGAGACCCAAATCATAATCACACGACTGGAGATCGGTTGCACGTGTGGCGAGGATCTGAACCCCGGACGGGAGATGTGCTCTAGACTACACAGTTATGATCAGCAGAGATGGACCGAATACATGGGAAACGAGGGAAAAGGCAGCTACTGA